Proteins encoded within one genomic window of Macrobrachium nipponense isolate FS-2020 chromosome 8, ASM1510439v2, whole genome shotgun sequence:
- the LOC135223031 gene encoding trichohyalin-like gives MNPFVTIGCALLAAIVNAAYTSVFDALRTSLGAEGYDYDLTHLYDDCVNDLNGPWNSPTAAGIAATGLVVGGRLGWYAYRKWNSFGKEIEDADQEHETDKRNDHLGQPEPDNERPEPDNEQDVEEHQETDKRNVETQVSLEHLGQPQHDNKPGDEIEKSKLADIMRLQEELLERKKQLEEELRDAANQRNRMEECLEEAQEEVLVLKDEMMAMEYENEQRLIQKENENAAVKDALEVALDQQRRTNNLLKEAEAQNEALQRRLMEKDELLKQKKHELERKNEVSRKEEELNALLREVTQKERDFDLYMRNSKKDLEQREKNLSQKGKELDKKFSNLQQAKKDIKSEEKKAGKAVQSALEKEKVLLKLENELKKRERDVLDKEKNLLQLEEKLRGKEEAVLTLKKNVIKLEEELQAKEEAVIETQNNLLIFHEKVQAREDELMAKEESVSRQESVLMEFDQKLQAREEELVAKEKSARQQESVLMEFDQKLKEREEELVAKEESIRHQESVLMKFDQKLQEREQDLLRKEESFCHPEIEEDLQVQRQLLQNETSPVLDDGLPEEGEPKVSCETPPVDDEKVLPAGEEEENEVTELSIADPHTSLNEVENVKEQCLKERKGKGRKNRRRKRQERQQERLGEKSPVLEDGLPEEGEPKESCETPPVDENRILPTSLNEVENVKEECLREKKGKGRKIRRRKRQERQQERLEKENTAVSEAAARPEVEDSEPEEGGSGSPNLSDEDAPLPAGKVDVEMAQLSIANPINIIYDVEQLEEEWIKEEKKGKRRNKRKRQRDQSEDYEPVNSEPESGVEENSIIEDTVEMEDNNESHDDSEESKYWEDSEDEFSEEQDEEDEEDSEDEEDSEEEDEEDEEDSEQDEEDEEDVEEDEEDVEESDQEEEDSELEEEDENSEHNRPKAKVKTQAQEYVWRIPGLPRKRIPGLQKMRPPNPQAKKCRKKTKEQKSQMKQARKQQVHQNVKRNQFQRGGNRW, from the coding sequence ATGAACCCATTTGTAACAATTGGTTGTGCTTTGTTGGCTGCTATTGTTAATGCTGCTTATACCTCGGTGTTCGACGCCCTCCGGACGTCACTTGGTGCCGAGGGATACGATTATGACCTTACACACTTATATGACGATTGCGTTAACGACTTGAACGGACCTTGGAACTCACCAACGGCGGCAGGCATTGCTGCCACCGGTCTTGTTGTTGGTGGTCGCCTAGGTTGGTATGCATATAGGAAATGGAATAGTTTTGGCAAGGAAATTGAGGATGCGGACCAGGAGCACGAAACTGACAAGAGGAACGACCATCTGGGACAACCAGAACCTGACAACGAACGACCGGAACCTGACAACGAACAAGATGTGGAGGAACACCAGGAAACAGACAAGAGGAATGTCGAAACCCAGGTGTCTCTAGAACATCTTGGTCAACCGCAACATGACAACAAACCAGGGGATGAAATCGAAAAATCTAAATTGGCAGACATCATGCGTCTTCAAGAGGAACTGCTTGAGAGAAAGAAGCAGTTAGAGGAAGAATTGAGAGATGCTGCCAATCAAAGAAACAGGATGGAGGAGTGTCTAGAAGAGGCACAAGAAGAAGTCCTGGTTCTGAAGGACGAAATGATGGCGATGGAATATGAGAACGAACAGAGgttaatacaaaaagaaaatgaaaatgcggCTGTCAAAGACGCCTTGGAGGTGGCTTTAGACCAGCAGCGTAGAACAAATAACCTCTTGAAAGAGGCAGAGGCTCAGAACGAGGCTTTACAACGTCGCCTGATGGAAAAAGACGAGCTGTTAAAGCAGAAAAAACACGAGCTAGAACGGAAAAATGAAGTTTCGAGAAAGGAGGAAGAGCTGAACGCGCTCTTGAGAGAAGTCAcccagaaggaaagagacttcgATTTGTACATGAGAAATTCTAAGAAGGATCtggaacagagagaaaaaaatctctcCCAAAAAGGAAAGGAGCTGGACAAAAAATTCTCCAATTTACAACAGGCGAAGAAGGACATtaaaagtgaagaaaagaaaGCAGGAAAGGCAGTGCAATCGGCCCTGGAGAAGGAAAAAGTCCTACTGAAATTGGAGAATGAGttgaagaagagggaaagagatgTCCTCGATAAAGAAAAGAACCTCCTTCAATTAGAAGAAAAGTTGCGCGGTAAAGAAGAAGCCGTCCTCACATTGAAGAAGAATGTTATCAAGCTGGAAGAAGAGTTACAAGCCAAAGAAGAGGCTGTCATCGAAACTCAGAATAATCTATTGATATTCCATGAGAAAGTACAGGCGAGAGAAGATGAACTGATGGCAAAAGAAGAATCCGTCAGCCGCCAAGAATCTGTTCTGATGGAATTTGATCAAAAATTACAGGCAAGAGAAGAAGAACTGGTGGCAAAGGAAAAGTCCGCCCGCCAGCAAGAATCTGTTCTAATGGAATTCGATCAGAAattaaaggaaagagaagaagaactggTGGCCAAGGAAGAGTCCATCCGCCACCAGGAATCTGTTCTGATGAAATTCGATCAGAAATTACAGGAAAGAGAACAAGACTTGTTGAGAAAAGAAGAGTCCTTCTGTCACCCAGAAATAGAAGAGGACTTACAAGTGCAAAGGCAGCTCCTTCAAAACGAGACAAGTCCAGTGTTAGACGATGGGTTACCTGAAGAAGGTGAACCCAAAGTAAGTTGTGAGACACCTCCAGTCGATGACGAAAAAGTCCTACCtgctggagaagaagaagaaaacgaagtcACTGAACTCTCCATCGCTGATCCCCACACTTCACTGAATGAAGTGGAGAATGTTAAAGAACAATGCCTcaaagagagaaaggggaaaggaaggaaaaatagacGCAGAAAGAGGCAGGAGAGACAGCAAGAGCGTCTTGGGGAGAAAAGTCCAGTGTTAGAGGATGGGTTACCCGAAGAAGGTGAACCCAAAGAAAGTTGTGAGACACCTCCAGTCGATGAGAACAGAATTCTACCTACTTCACTGAATGAAGTGGAGAATGTGAAAGAAGAATGCCTcagagagaagaaagggaaaggaaggaaaattaGACGCAGGAAGAGGCAGGAGAGACAGCAAGAGCGTCTTGAGAAGGAAAACACTGCTGTTTCAGAGGCAGCTGCCAGACCTGAAGTGGAAGACAGTGAACCTGAAGAAGGTGGATCTGGAAGTCCAAACCTTTCAGATGAGGACGCACCACTACCCGCTGGGAAGGTCGACGTGGAAATGGCCCAACTATCCATTGCCAATCCCATCAACATCATCTATGATGTGGAACAATTGGAAGAAGAATggataaaagaggagaagaaaggaaaacgGAGAAACAAGAGAAAGAGGCAGCGAGACCAGAGTGAAGATTATGAGCCTGTGAACAGTGAACCTGAATCAGGAGTTGAAGAAAATTCAATAATAGAGGACACTGTAGAAATGGAAGACAACAACGAATCACACGATGACAGCGAAGAATCAAAGTACTGGGAAGATTCAGAAGATGAGTTCTCAGAAGAGCAAGATGAGGAAGACGAGGAGGACTCAGAAGATGAGGAGGACtcagaagaagaggatgaggaggatgaggaggactcTGAACAagatgaggaggatgaggaggacgtagaagaagatgaggaggatgTGGAGGAATCAGATcaagaagaagaggactcagaacTAGAGGAAGAGGATGAGAACTCAGAACATAACAGGCCTAAAGCTAAAGTTAAAACTCAGGCTCAAGAGTATGTATGGCGGATTCCAGGGTTACCCAGGAAACGAATTCCAGGACTACAGAAGATGAGGCCGCCAAATCCGCAAGCGAAAAAATGCCGCAAGAAGACGAAGGAGCAAAAGAGCCAAATGAAACAGGCTCGGAAACAACAAGTCCACCAAAATGTTAAGAGGAATCAGTTCCAGCGAGGAGGAAACAGATGGTGA